GACTGGACAGGGTGGGATTGAAGAGCATCAGGAGGCCCCAAGAATGGAACATGAGCAAATGCTGctgcaccctccccaaaggcaaccccaccccccacagctcTGAAGATAAACAGAAGAGACAGGTTCAGTCTCCAGGACGTGGGATGACAGCCAGAAGGGAACCCTCTCGCCTTGCCCACCGGCAGacaacaacaaaattggagtcAGAGGCAAGGCCAGAACCTGTGACTTCCTCACTCGGGAGAAGCTGCAGCTACCCCAAGGGAGCCAGTGACAACGGAGGCCATTTGGCAGCCCCATTAGCCCCAACACCTCCAAGCTGCCCCGTGCTCTCTAGCATCAAGGAACAAGAATGCAGATCAGTTAATCTTGTAGGAATTCAATAGTATTAACAATATGATAATGGAATAGATTAAGGAACGTTGGAGAAGAAAACCAGCTTTGCCCAGGGTTATATAATTTGATACAAAACTCTTTAGCCTTCAAACAAGAACAGTTGCTGTGGTTTTCATAGGCATGATTCAACAAGCTGCTGGGGCAGAGTGAACTAATGAAGTGGCCTTCACCGCTGGGCCTTTAAGGGACGTGTCGGCACGAGCAGGCAGGGTGGTCTGCCTGTGTGGCAGCCGCCCtgcctttgggggagggtgggagcccTCCCCTTGCCATCTCAGCTGCACTGCTGTGGCATCTCTTGGCTGCAACCATTCTGGTGGTCTCCAGCCCCACGTGTGGCCTCACGGCATGCGTTTCCAGATCCTTGCCAGCCGTTTCAGAATGGAGGCACCGCTGGCTGCTGCCCCCACATCAGAGGGCTGGGCTGCTCGTCCGGCCCTCTGGCAAAAGTGCACAGTTCTCCTTGGACATCTCCAGATTCCTTTCTGCATGGACCAGAGGGTTAATTGATGCCTATTTACTCCATGTTTCCACACCTGTTTCATATATTTGGGAGGAATTTTGAATCAAGGGTGTCAAAGCAACAGAGGGGCTGGACTCACCCTGAACCAGCTCCATGACGATGTAGATGGGGTGTTTCTGGGTGCAGACTCCAATGAGTCGGACAATATTTGGGTGATCGTATTGCTTCAGGATCCTGCAGGGAGAGCAGCAAGTGGAAACAGGGCAGGGGTGAGCTGCCGAATGAGGCCTGCAAGAACCAAAACTTCTCTGCTCCACAGAACACTTGATTCCACGCCTCAAGGAAAGACTTGtcttggaaatacctccttcCATGAAGCAACAGGACCCCATACCACAGCTTCTGGACCTTCCCCAGGAAATATCCCGATTTCCCAGGCTTCCCTCTAGGATCAGACAACAAGCCCCTTCCTGATGCAGCAGCTGGGGATCTTGTCCCCCTCATACCTGGCCTCCTGCAGGAATCTGGCCTTCAACTCTGGCGGGAGAGTTTCGCGGCAGGTCTTCACAGCCACAGGCATGTTGTCACAAAGCAGCCGCCCACTGAACACCTCCCCAAAGTGTCCCTGCCGAGAGAAGGCTGAGGCTGCCGGCATGATCCCCGATGGCAGGGCACTCCCTTCTTGGTGGCAAACAGGCCCGTCTGCATTGCCAGACCCTTTCTGGCCAGCCCCTTCTCCTGCTCTAGACCTCTCCGGGAGCTGCCAGGCAAGCAGTGTTGTGGGAAGGCCGAGCAGGGTGGCTACAAAaaccagctggtccagggctgggTTTCAGTTTAGTGCAGGACAAGGGCTCTGGCTTGATCCACTCACCACTGGAACCCTGTTCACTGCATGGAAGGTGGGCCACATGAAGCTGTTGGCCCTTCTCGTGCCCCCCTCTCTGACAGTCTGAGCAGCAGTGCCCTGCCCTTCTTACCCAATGGATACAGGGACAGCCAAGGTGAAGGCCATTGTGTGCTGTGGCCTCTCCGGGGGATGCTACAGGAGTGAACCCCCTCCCAGGAGCCCAGGACTCCCTGGAGGCAAAggtcctctctctccttctctgccctcctcccaggGCCACTCACCTGCCCGATTCGCTCCCCAAGCAGCACCTCCTCATGGTCCAGCACCCACTTGTCCTGAAGTAAGAGCAGCTAGTCAGCTCCGCATTCCCCTCCTCAGCCCTGCCCAGCCCAATGGCAGGAAAGAGCCATACCTTGAGGATGGGCTTGGCCAAGAGGACACCACTCCTCTTTGTGACAGGCTGCTTGGTCTTTCGGAAATGGTCGATGAGCAGCGGGATGGTGGGGAATGCTTCGCCCTCCAAGCGATACTGGTTCTGGTGGCAAAAGCAGCAGAGACAGGGAGGGGCAGCAGCCAGCTTGGCCCACTGACGCCCCTTCCATGGTGCAGATGGCGAGCCCATAGGCCACGGCTCCAGAAGGGGATTCCCTGACGCCTTGGGCGGCGGACGAGGCACTGGGAGGACTGTCCTGCTGAGTATGGCTCAGACAGCCTGTTGCTGTAAGCAGGATCTCACTGGGTGGGTTTCACGTCATGGGAAATGCTTCTGCCGCACCACAAGAGCCCAGATGCCCGAtcctgcactgctgctgctgctgctctttgtTTCCAGCaggacccccacccccctcccctcccctcccctcccctggagtGACGGTTCCTCACCTCCGCTGCCTGGAGGATGAAGTGCCGGGGCTGGCTGTCCCACAGCACGGACAGGACGTACTCCTGCTTGCCTTGGCTCTCCCGCACCAGGAAGTCCCCATCTGCCTGCAGGAGCCGCTGCACTTCCTGGCGGGGGATGGCTCCGTGGTACCAGGCCTGCTGGCTGAGGGGCTTCTGCACCTCTGGAAGGATGGGGGCCACAGGTGGCAGCTGGGGAGCGAAAGAGAGGGGAGGACCGGGCACAAGGCATTGAAACGGCTCCCTTTCCCAGAGAAGACATCGTGACGGCAGGCAGCTCCTCGCCACTTCTCTGCCTTCAGTCAGTCACAAGGGAGGAGTGGGCCTGGTCCACAGAACTGCCACTCAGCACTGCCCTGCCGGGAAGGGATTCTGAATGTCATTGCACTCACTGAGAAACGTGGGCGGAAGATGCCAGAAATGTGGTGCTTCAGGACCTCCAAGGCTGGCCTTCGACCCCCATCACGTTCCTGCTCCTGCTGAGAAGGAGGGGGTGAGATTGCCCAATGGAAGAGGAGCACAGCGGCAGCCAGGCTGAGCCATGCTTGTCAGGGCTCCAGCAGACGCAGGCAGGGTCCCCTTTCCCAGTGAGCACAAGGAAGAAGCAGCCATGTGAGCCCcaaagcaggagggaggagggaggcttaCCTGCcccaccagggccagagcctggcTGTCCTCCTGCAGGGCTGGGGCGGATGGGGGGTCGCTGGAGCCCAGCTCATTCAGCTTGTGCTGCAGCACTTCCTTCTGGGCCTGGAGCCTGGCCTGGGCACATTGGGCCAGCTGGGCATGGTGCATGGCCTCGTGGAGGGACTGGTGCTTTCCCAGCAAGAGGAGCCTGCGGTGGAGAAAGACAAACCTCTCTGTCCTTTCTGGCCTTCACTGGCACAGCCAAGCCAGGGAGGCAGCCAGCTGTGATGTTGTCTGCAGTCCCATCTCATGGCATTTCAATTCTCCCTTGGCCCGCAGCCCTCACCGGTCCTGCGTGCCGGAGCCTCCGGCACGTTCTTCATTCTGGATTTCGCTCTGCAGGTCCTGGACCCGCTGCTGGAGGTCCTGAGCACTTCTGGCAGCCCCAGCCAGCTCCTCGTCCACTGAGGTGAGACTGCAGGAGACACAGACATGGCTCAAGGGCCCATGGCAGCCCTGGGCAGCCTGCATGGCCAACAGTGAGCTGGGGCCCCCAGGCCTTGGTTCAAGGGTCAGTTATGGGCAGGAAGGCCAGATGAATGAGCCTCGTGGCCAGCCTCTCTCTGGGGcctctaaggcagcagacacgttTTGGGTACAGCCATTCTGACCCATGCAGCAGCATCTGCTTTTCCTCGGGAGGGCCTCTGGCACACCCCCACCTCTGCTGAGAGCCCCGTCCCACACGCACGTGTGCTGCACACTCTCCAGGGTCAGCTCGTTCAGCTGGAGTTCCCCGGCTTGCAGGCCCTCCGTTTCCAAGTCCTCCAGAAGGCTCTTGTCGAAGGCCGGCGCCAGCTGAGGCTCCCCCATACACCTGCAGAGACCagccagaggcagagagagaggttgCCTGTGGCAGATAAGAAATCAAAcagacaaataataaaataaacaaaccaccCCAGGCTGGAGTCTGAGGCACTGTACACTCAGCAGGCTGTACCTGCACCGGGGTGTGAACCCGCTGTACTCCAGGGTGGGCTGGAGGCGCTCCAGAGCTCTGCCCATGGCTTGGTGCACAGAGACCATCTCCTCTTGCACCAGGCTGGTGATGGTGGCATATTCCTGCAGCGTCTCCTTGCTGTTGGCACAGAAAGGAGCAGTGGGCAGTGGGTCCAGACCACCTCCACCTCACGGCCCCCAACCACAACAGCATTGCTCACGTGAGGTGGGCCATCTCCTGCTGCAGGCCGTGGAGTGACCGGAGCATGCTGGGCAGCATCTGCTGGAAGTGGTGGGCGTGGTGCACCTCTGCTGCCCGGAGTGCCAGGACGTACTGGTTGTGCAGCGAGTAGAGCTTCCACAGGCTCCGCACGTATCGGTCTTTGGCCTTCTCTCGCTCTTTCTCTGCAAGCCCCGCCAGAGCAGAGGATCAGGGCTGCCCAGCAGTGGAAGAAGCAGGGGCACAAGACCCCGTGGCATGCCTGGGCTGGGGCTTGAGGGGAGCACCTGTGGAATCCCCACCAAGGGTGGGAGCCGCGCAGAGGATCTGAGCGTACGCACCTTTGCTGGCTTCCTGGAACCTGCGCTTGGCCTGTGCGCTCTCACGGATGTGGGCCAGGTATTGGGCCTTCAGGCGTTCTGGCTCTTGCTGAGTGGCCTGCAAAAGCCCCCAGGGGGAACGGACACCCACAGCTTTGAACCAGGAGGAGTCCCTCTCAGACAGGTAGGGGCTCGTCTCTGCTGCAGGCTAAGtgctgtagcagcagcagcagcagctgtgggaCTCCCACCTGGCAGGACCTTCACGCCGGGGCCCTGCCCTGGACAAGAGGCACGGGCAGGCTTACCCGTGTGAATTCCTGGctcagctgctgccactgctcaCTGTAGGTCCGGCGCAGCTGCTGCTTGTCACGGGTGAGCAGGCCCAGCTTGTGGATGGGCCCTGAGAGCAGGGCCTCTGAGTGCTGCCGCAGGAGCTGGGTCAGGGCCTCCGTCTGGGTCACCAGCGACCACCAGCACTGGGAATGGCAAGGGGGACAGGTTGGGCAGGAGCAGCTCCCTTCCTTGAGGTAGCCTGTCTCCTCCCCCAGTTGGCACAGCCCTGGCTTTCAAGGCAGGCCGGGCCAAGAAcgttttgggaggggcagggtagCATACGGCGAGGGAGGACCTAGGGGAGAACGGCCCAGAGGGAGAAGGGAAGCACGCAGCagtgagggcagagaggccagctggCTGGCAGAGGAGCTTTTGCCAAAGCAGAGAGTGAagccaggccaggctgggcctTGCAAAGCCTGGGGCCTCATCCTGCTCCTGGACTCGAACCAGGGGCTCCCACCTGGCCAATCTGGCTGGGGCTGGGTTGCCGGCCACTGTCCTGCTTCTCGGCCAAGCTGTACATCTGGTGGAGCTGGGCGGCGTATTCCCGGTCACTCTTGGCGCGCTGGCTCATCCACTTCTTCAGGGCCTCCAGCTGGCGGAGTTCTGCTTCTTGCAGCTGCAGCAGGGCACTGTGGCCCTCGGGGCAGCCGAGCTGCACCCCGAAGCCCGCAGCATGGAGGGGCTGTCCCATAGGTCCTGCTGTGCTTTCTCCCTACAAGCCGGCAGTTGTCAGGGTGCCCTGAGCACAGAGTGTGAGAGATCTTGCCCTGCAGCCCGCCtgtccacccaccctccctgactTGCAGCGGCTTCCCCTTTACATTTcctggatgggcctggaggagttcCCCAAGGGTACAAGGAGGAGCAGAGCTCACGCgcagggtgggagggggtggcccTCAAGCAGctaaccccctccccagctgtgaAAGGCTTGTGGACCAGTTGGGCTATCAAGGGTATGGCTTCCCCCTAGAAACATGGCTGGTGGCTGAGCCCAAGACAGGTCATGCGGAGCACgtcccctccttttccctccttcccttggcACGGGGGCTCTGCCGGGCTGCCTGCAGAGAAGAAGGGGCAAAGCAGAAGCGACAAGATTTGCTCCAACTGGATTCAGGTCCAGGAGcatctttgggggagggggtgcatgagctttcgagagtcacaGTGCTGCCAAAGGGAGCCCTGACCcttgaaaactcataccctgaaaatcttgttggtcccaaAGGTACTACTGGAAATAAATCTAGCTGTTCTCCTACAGACCAGCCTTGTTCCCCTTTGCGTGGTTTCTCTGCCCCTGCCAGAGCTCCACCCCCACCGCTGAAATGGGGCCTACCTCACCCTGATATGGAAGGGACACCCCCTGGACCAGTGGCTGTACCTGGTGGTGCTGCTCCTGCATGCCCCTGAGCTGTGCTGGCCTCCTTGGCGTGGCTGGGTCTCAAAGAAGGAACAGGAAACCTCGGCAAACCCTGCAGCCGTTGCAAGATCCTTCTTCCGCCGTAGTGTTGCTTCCCTGGCTGAAACTCGTAGATGGGCTGAGCACACACTGGAGCAAAAAGCCATCCCCAGACACTGGAGTTGGAAGCCATTAGGAAACTGCCTTAAAATCCCACCCAGTGTGGCGCAGGCCTGCTCTGCGGAAGGCAGCAAGCCTGTCTGCTCAAGTTCTGTGGCCCCCACTAGAGGTTTGGGCCCTGCCATCCCTCTGGGAGGCATCCTCCATCATGGTCACTGCCTCCTGGGCACAGCTCTCTCTTCCCAAGGCCAAAGACACTGGCACTGGAAACTCAAGAATGGCTGCAGTGCCACGAGCCAGGGGAGGGCCAGCTCACATGGCTGGCAATCCTTGTTTTGCAAGAGCTTGGCAACTCTCCGGTTGAACTGCCCGTTGAGTCTGCTGGAGCTTCAATCCGCTCTGCTCGCCCTTCTGTGCTCCTGCTCTTGAGCGCGAGGGCCTTCTCTGCTTCCTGGGCAAGGGTCAGCCCTCTGTACAACTGCAGCCACCTCTTCTCCCAGAGACCTGCTGTGGGCGGGTGGAGATGCTGAGGCTGAGAGCAAGGAGAGAAGGGACAGAGCTGCCCCAGCCTCCTCATCCCTGAGGAAGGATCTCTTCCCTCCTCTTGGCCACAGATCAGGAATCAAGGAATAGGTAGGTGCCTCGGTCACATCAGTACAGGCAAGTCCTAGAGTTAATATGTTAgaggaataagaagagttggttcttatatgccgcttttctctacccaaaggaggccgaaagcggcttacagtcgccttccctttcctctccccacaacaggcaccctgtggggtgggtgaggctgagagagccctgatatcactgcccggtcagagcagttttatcagtgccgtggcgagcccaaggtcacccaaggagtgcagaatctaacccggcatgccagattagaaatccgcactcctaaccactacaccaaactggctctcaattttattgttgttaccaccttaccagaatgatgttacctgttccattttgttgtttcatgtaaactgccctgagccttcagggagggcggtatataaatgaaataaataacatgaaataaataaaatagagtgATAGCATTTATTCACACTGACCAGTTTAAAATTTCTCCAAAAATCCCTGCTCATTGAGAGCAAGCCACTTTGCCTGCAGGCCCAAGCAGCCTGTGAGTTCTGCATTCAACTTCGCAAAGCCCAGGCAAAAATGAAgcccctttttttctttcaggCCCTACATCTCCAAGTGGGTGGGCTTCGTTTCGACTGGCCAGGCATCCTGAGAGGCAGTGCTCAGCTGTGTTgtatcctacacacacacacacacacacacacacactactgctTGCCCACCAGCCATGCTGCCGTGAGAGCTGAAACATCTGGCCCTTGTTGCATCTTCCCTCCTCTGTGCTGCttggttttcgggggggggggtcctttgccTTGCCCTGAAACTTGCCTTGAGAGGCAGCTCTTGGCCTGGCTTTACTTCTCTGGTCTCTGAACTCCCCATCCCTCTGTAACACAGAAACACCCCAATGTGAACACACTGGAAGTGAATTCTGAGAAGACAGGAATACTGCCGCTTAGAAAGGCTTGGGCCTTGAAGGACGTGGTACTTCCCACTTTCAGTGAGGTTCAGCTTACCCCTTCTGACTCAGTCAAGAGCCTTGTGGTTACACTGGATTTAGCATTACTAGTGGAGAAACAAGTTCATACAGCAAAAATGCTTCTTTCCCAATGCGGTTTCGCCTGGGGAAAGATAGGCCCCCCTCAGCTGACACAGCTCTGTGCCGTGGGAAGCTCAAAAATAGACtagtgatagatagatagaaatctTATTACAGTTTGCACCACACATATAACATAGGGACTAGTGTGATGTACCCTACACTCGTACACttcccgcagcagcagcagcagcagcagcagctaaagAGTGCAAGCACACACAATCCATCCTGCAGTCCCACACTCTACAAGCGTTCTTTCCCACGGAGACCGTTTCCCtaacctttccttctttccaagcGTGTGTCCCTTTATTGTTTCCTAATGCATATGCACGCTGAGGTGGCGGGAGATGCAGGAGTCCCCCTTCTGCCCAGTCAATGATGGCCGTCCCTCCCAAGCAGAGCTGGCCCTTCCAAGCCTTCCAGGGAATAAACAGGGATCAGCCCTGCTTAAAACATCTCTGTAAGGAACAATGTCATGCCCTAAATATGCCAAATAATGCGATTTCACATGCTATGTTGGGAAAATGCATGTTGTTGTCACAGCAGCAGAGTCAGTTTAGCTTTGATAAGAAAGTAAATACTGCATTTCAGTGTTTCCCCCAAAtttgctttcccccctgaaaagtaCTGGGGGAGTGGGAGAAGTTGCTGGGCTTTCAATCGTAGTCTCTACTTACGTGAAGCAGGCTCCTGAGGGGAGGGTCTTTTTCACATTGATGTACATCTGTCTCTTCAACCATGTTTggttagaatccccccccctccccttgcagttCTAAATCCCTCCTGTACCAGCAAGGGCCAATAATCTAGCAAGCATGTCCAATAACCAAGTAGTTGCATTGAAAGAAGCAGTGCAGAAACGCCTTCCTTCTCCCATGGAAGGCCTGAATGCCAGCTGGTTCCAGCCTTCAAGTGTAGGCCATCTCCAGCCCCGCTAACCTTTCAGGCACTCCTGGGTAGGTGTTCAACAGGTGTTCATATTCTGAGACACCCCCCCGAGCAGGTGGTGTCGGAAATGTTTCTGGCTTCCCTCAATTAACAACAAGTGCTTTGCGTGGGCATCTGAAAGATCAGTTAAGCTTCATCACCCAACTAGAAAGTCACAGAAAAGGACTTGATGGTCAAAAGGAGATCACAAAGCGAGACAAAAATCAAAGGGTGTACATTACATGACACTATGACAACGAAGAAAGCTGATTTGCATAGTTCCACCATTTAATAAACTTTAATCTCTCTAGCGTTATATCCACatccattaaattaaaaaaaatctggccgCAGGAATCTGCTCCTTGCTTAAATTACAAGAAATTCTTGTGCACCAAAAAGTCATTATAGAAAAAGGAGTCCCGCGCAGCAGCATGGCCGGCAGGCAGGCGAGTCCGGGGCAGACAGCAGCCACGAGCCCAGGCCCGCAAAAGATTGTCGTCAAAGAGGAGACGGGCTACAAGGCACATGAGGGAAGATGGAAGCTCCAGTGACTTTGGGCAGAGACAGGGAAGGGCCAAAGGTGGCCGGCCGGCTCAGGAGACCGAGAGTGGCAGAGAGGCCAGAGCTTCCCCAGGGGTGCTGAGCGGGCAGCGGCATCACTCCCTCGAGCCCACATCCGAAGGGGAACCCACACGCTCCTTCGGCCCCTCTCCCGAGGCAAAGACATGCGAGGAGCAGGAGGCCGAGAGCAGCGGCTGAGGAGGCAGGAGGGAACACGCTCCAGCACGTTATTGCTGGCAGGGAGGCAAGGCGGGAGCACAGGCCTGCCAAAGACACGccaaggtggggtggggtggggagggggcgtcaCGAGCTCTCgggcctttcctcccccctcccactatggCTCCGCTCCACCTCGCTTAGAGGCCTCTCCCACCAGAAGGGGGAAAGACAAACTGGCCCAGTTTAAAAACACTTTGGTGAGTTAAAACCGGAATTGGGCGACTGAGTGGCAGCTCCAGCAGCATCTGCCCACAGACAGCAGGGCTCAGCTCCAGGGAAGGGAGCAGAGGGAGGCAGACTCACTCCTGGGGCCCCACGGGGGCCGCAGGCTCATCAAAGGGTGCTCTGGTCTCTGATGAAGGCAGTCCGTTCCCcctcgtcgtcctcctcctcctccggaccCTCCTGCCAAGCGTCGGACGGAAGCCCCTTGTAGGCGATGATGCCGCCGCTCTCCAGCGAGTAGACCTTGACCCCGCGGAGGCGCAGTCCGGACCGCAGCTGCAGCACGAGGAAGACGGTGACAAAGACCAGGACGATGAAGAAGCAGCTCAGGCTGGCCACCAGGACGGGCAGGTGGGACGGGGGCGTGGAGAGTGCTATGCCTTCCCGCAGGGCAGGTGAGGCCCGGCTGCTCTGGCTCTGGTGGGAACAGGTCTGCTCCTGGACGTTGTAATGGGCATGGGCCGGGCAGGACAAGCACTGGTTGGGTGCTGGCCCCAGGCAGGTGGCACAGGACGGGTGGCAGGGCACACAGAGACGGGGGCTCGGGCGCGGGTCCAGACTGTTCTCCAGAGGTGTGGGCACAGTGCCCGGGGCGAAGGCAGGCGGGCACATCTTGAGACAGCTCTTCTGATGGAGGTAGAATCCTTCTTCGCATACTGCAAGGGGACACAGGAGCGGGGGTGAAAACCAAGGGACAGCACAAGGACAGCCAGAGGCTACGTAGGCTGAGAGGCACCGGGCCACTCAGCCACCCCCAAGAGGAAAGCTTTCAAAGCACAAAGGTGTAGACAAGGGCTGtataccccacacacacacacacacacagatgcaactctaaaggcctttgggaagagacaAGTCGTATCTGGCCTTCCAGGCCTGCACAGACCCCCTGGGAGAAGGGAATCCCTCACCTGGGAGCCATTACAACCAAGCCCCATTTCTGTGAAGgtgacctccctccccccagaaagggCTTGACATTGATGCCAGAGGCCGGTTGGGTTGATAAGGGTGCTGCATTCAAATACAGCCACATTGACAAAAGTGGGCCCATGTACCACAGCTGGGTTTTAACCCGGCTCCTGCTGGGTCTGGGACCAGGCCGGGGCAGCACAGTACTGGGAGGTCCGGAATGGGGGGTCTTTTTCAGGGCAGGAGGCCCCTAGAAGCACCGGGGAGAAGTGGGGAGCACAAACCTAACTGGGAGCAGACAAGCCTAACTAAGGCAGGAAAGCCAGCCAAGGAAGGACCATTGGGCACCCATCATGGCACAGAGGGAAGACAGCTTGAAGAGCCCCTCGAAGGAAGTCAGCTGTCATTGTGACATCCCACCTTCAGCTGAATGGCTGAAACCGCCACTCTGCAGCCCACCACAACTGTTCCCCACCAGCAGACGGCCTAAGGAAGGGCTCTGGACGGGACCGGAGGGGTGACTCCCTCCCCTGCCAGAACTTACCCACACAAGCCTGGCCAGTCGCCAATGTTTTGCAGCCACTGCTCTCAAACTGgttggggaggctgggggggtccATGGCTGTCCCATACAACACCAGTGTGAACTTGGTGAGAGTACCTGTGAACagaatggggggcggggggttgaGACTGGCAACAGGACCATcccattcagccccccccctccccaagttcccTCCCTTCTTGGAACTTTCCTCCAGGGATGTCACTAAGCTGCTGAAAGGAGTCCAAGCGGAAACTGACTGCCAGGAAGCTAGCAGGTGTTGGTCTACGTGGAACGCCCCACCCTCCTCCCAAAGAAAGGCAACAGGCAAGGAGAGTCTCTTGGCTGAGGGGCCGCACTCCacacgcaggaggaggaggaggaggaggagggccagccGCAGCATCCAGCTGGCAGGCTCTTCCTGTCGTCAGGACCAGAACAGGCCGGACTGGCTGTCGGCTCAGCTGCCTCTCTCTCACCTGCCCACACTGCCCGGCAGCCTCAGCCACCCAGATGGGAGCAGGAAGGGCTTAGCCTGCTGCTGGGGGCGGAGACCGCACTGCTggccccgtgggggggggaggggggagcagaacaCACAGCTGGCCCTGCTGGGAACAGGGAAGGCCGAGGAGAGAAGGCAGACAACCCGTACCGTAATTATTGGCTTCGCTGGTGTTTTCTATCTCCAGCAGCCAGTCGCCTGCAGGGTCCTCGTCCCAAGAATGTGTCGTCATGAAGGCCCAGTCGTTGAAGCCGTCCGCTGAGTAGTCGTGGGgcctggccaggggtggggggagacagcagGAGGATGAGAGgctgcaggggctgggggggggctacccagggaggggggacagggCTGGCATGGGCCTACCTGGCAGCCAGCAGCGTGGAGCGGGTGCCCGCAGGACTGACGAGGTGGATGGCCAGGTCTCCTCGCCGGTTGTAGGAAAGAGTGAGGCGGGCCTGCACATGCTCTAGCCGGCTGACGTAGCTCGCCTTCCCCCGGCATGCATCTACCCGCTGGCGCACCTCCAGCCGCTTCCCAATgtctctgcagagggagggagggagggagggagggagggagacaggcaAGAAGCCTGTGAGAGACGAAGCAGGCAAGTAGCTGCAACCAGGGCCACAG
This window of the Paroedura picta isolate Pp20150507F chromosome 18, Ppicta_v3.0, whole genome shotgun sequence genome carries:
- the FES gene encoding tyrosine-protein kinase Fes/Fps isoform X4, whose translation is MQEQHHQGESTAGPMGQPLHAAGFGVQLGCPEGHSALLQLQEAELRQLEALKKWMSQRAKSDREYAAQLHQMYSLAEKQDSGRQPSPSQIGQCWWSLVTQTEALTQLLRQHSEALLSGPIHKLGLLTRDKQQLRRTYSEQWQQLSQEFTRATQQEPERLKAQYLAHIRESAQAKRRFQEASKEKEREKAKDRYVRSLWKLYSLHNQYVLALRAAEVHHAHHFQQMLPSMLRSLHGLQQEMAHLTKETLQEYATITSLVQEEMVSVHQAMGRALERLQPTLEYSGFTPRCRCMGEPQLAPAFDKSLLEDLETEGLQAGELQLNELTLESVQHTLTSVDEELAGAARSAQDLQQRVQDLQSEIQNEERAGGSGTQDRLLLLGKHQSLHEAMHHAQLAQCAQARLQAQKEVLQHKLNELGSSDPPSAPALQEDSQALALVGQEQERDGGRRPALEVLKHHISGIFRPRFSLPPVAPILPEVQKPLSQQAWYHGAIPRQEVQRLLQADGDFLVRESQGKQEYVLSVLWDSQPRHFILQAAENQYRLEGEAFPTIPLLIDHFRKTKQPVTKRSGVLLAKPILKDKWVLDHEEVLLGERIGQGHFGEVFSGRLLCDNMPVAVKTCRETLPPELKARFLQEARILKQYDHPNIVRLIGVCTQKHPIYIVMELVQGGDFLSFLRHEGARLKAKELLRMMQNAAAGMEYLASKGCIHRDLAARNCLVTESNTLKISDFGMSRQEEDGIYSSTGGMKQIPVKWTAPEALNYGRYSSDSDVWSFGILLWEAFSLGATPYSSMSNQQARESVEKGMRMSAPNQCPEEVYKLMLRCWEYHPTGRPTFSALLQELVALQKRLP
- the FES gene encoding tyrosine-protein kinase Fes/Fps isoform X1 — encoded protein: MQEQHHQGESTAGPMGQPLHAAGFGVQLGCPEGHSALLQLQEAELRQLEALKKWMSQRAKSDREYAAQLHQMYSLAEKQDSGRQPSPSQIGQCWWSLVTQTEALTQLLRQHSEALLSGPIHKLGLLTRDKQQLRRTYSEQWQQLSQEFTRATQQEPERLKAQYLAHIRESAQAKRRFQEASKEKEREKAKDRYVRSLWKLYSLHNQYVLALRAAEVHHAHHFQQMLPSMLRSLHGLQQEMAHLTKETLQEYATITSLVQEEMVSVHQAMGRALERLQPTLEYSGFTPRCRQPLSLPLAGLCRCMGEPQLAPAFDKSLLEDLETEGLQAGELQLNELTLESVQHTLTSVDEELAGAARSAQDLQQRVQDLQSEIQNEERAGGSGTQDRLLLLGKHQSLHEAMHHAQLAQCAQARLQAQKEVLQHKLNELGSSDPPSAPALQEDSQALALVGQEQERDGGRRPALEVLKHHISGIFRPRFSLPPVAPILPEVQKPLSQQAWYHGAIPRQEVQRLLQADGDFLVRESQGKQEYVLSVLWDSQPRHFILQAAENQYRLEGEAFPTIPLLIDHFRKTKQPVTKRSGVLLAKPILKDKWVLDHEEVLLGERIGQGHFGEVFSGRLLCDNMPVAVKTCRETLPPELKARFLQEARILKQYDHPNIVRLIGVCTQKHPIYIVMELVQGGDFLSFLRHEGARLKAKELLRMMQNAAAGMEYLASKGCIHRIHIPLRSPIHPRDLAARNCLVTESNTLKISDFGMSRQEEDGIYSSTGGMKQIPVKWTAPEALNYGRYSSDSDVWSFGILLWEAFSLGATPYSSMSNQQARESVEKGMRMSAPNQCPEEVYKLMLRCWEYHPTGRPTFSALLQELVALQKRLP
- the FES gene encoding tyrosine-protein kinase Fes/Fps isoform X3, with protein sequence MQEQHHQGESTAGPMGQPLHAAGFGVQLGCPEGHSALLQLQEAELRQLEALKKWMSQRAKSDREYAAQLHQMYSLAEKQDSGRQPSPSQIGQCWWSLVTQTEALTQLLRQHSEALLSGPIHKLGLLTRDKQQLRRTYSEQWQQLSQEFTRATQQEPERLKAQYLAHIRESAQAKRRFQEASKEKEREKAKDRYVRSLWKLYSLHNQYVLALRAAEVHHAHHFQQMLPSMLRSLHGLQQEMAHLTKETLQEYATITSLVQEEMVSVHQAMGRALERLQPTLEYSGFTPRCRCMGEPQLAPAFDKSLLEDLETEGLQAGELQLNELTLESVQHTLTSVDEELAGAARSAQDLQQRVQDLQSEIQNEERAGGSGTQDRLLLLGKHQSLHEAMHHAQLAQCAQARLQAQKEVLQHKLNELGSSDPPSAPALQEDSQALALVGQQEQERDGGRRPALEVLKHHISGIFRPRFSLPPVAPILPEVQKPLSQQAWYHGAIPRQEVQRLLQADGDFLVRESQGKQEYVLSVLWDSQPRHFILQAAENQYRLEGEAFPTIPLLIDHFRKTKQPVTKRSGVLLAKPILKDKWVLDHEEVLLGERIGQGHFGEVFSGRLLCDNMPVAVKTCRETLPPELKARFLQEARILKQYDHPNIVRLIGVCTQKHPIYIVMELVQGGDFLSFLRHEGARLKAKELLRMMQNAAAGMEYLASKGCIHRIHIPLRSPIHPRDLAARNCLVTESNTLKISDFGMSRQEEDGIYSSTGGMKQIPVKWTAPEALNYGRYSSDSDVWSFGILLWEAFSLGATPYSSMSNQQARESVEKGMRMSAPNQCPEEVYKLMLRCWEYHPTGRPTFSALLQELVALQKRLP